From the genome of Leptospira koniambonensis:
CGAAATAATAGGCATTGCCCGAGATCAATAACGTTAGCACAGTAAGAATAACGATGCCTGCGCCTAGAAGAATGAACTTTAAACTGCTTTTTTGCATACCTATAATAAGGCCTTCCTGAAGAGGCTAAGAGTTACAATAATTCGTCGGCCTAAACGGACAATTCCTTTCAGACCTTTGTCACCAGAGCGGATTTTTTATTTATGAAGATGGTAGAACGTCAGGCATTGTATCTAGGAAAGAGGCGCAGTCAAGACATTAGTGCTTTCACGTTAGTGGGTTTATAATCTTACTTACTTTGGGTTATGTAAGTATTGGTTTTGACACGGTTGTTGGAGTTCCAACACCCCCAGAAAGAATAAAAATCGGCCCGGTTCTTGGTTGCCTTTTGGATAAGCGGGTAGAACTTGGAAAACGAATTGGAACCTGTCCATTATTCGGTGCTCTATCGGGAGATCATTTCCTTCTTCCTTTCTGTATTCGATAAGGACCGAGAACTCCTTTTTTTGGACGGAACAGCGGGAGAAGGAGGACATAGTCTTCTACTCTTAGAGCAGTTTCCAAATTCCAAGCTGGTTTTGGTAGATCGAGACTCGGTCATGTTATCCAGGGCCCAAGCAAGACTTTCCGCGCATTCATCCAGAGTAATTCCTATCGAAGCCAATTTTTCCGATCTCGACTTAGAGTTCTTGAACGGTTTCGGTGTTTCTAATCCTCCCGACGGTATCCTTTTGGATTTGGGGATTTCTACATTTCATCTATTACATGCAGGTAGAGGTTTTAGTTTTAGAGAGAACGAACCTTTAGATATGAGACTTTCTTCTTCAGGTGGTATTTCCGCAGAAGATGTGATCAATACTTATCCCGAAAAAGCTTTGAGTAAAATTTTTTACGAGTATGGGGAAGAGCGTTGGACCAAGAAGATCGTAGAAGCGATCTTAGAAAGAAGAAGACATTCTAGAATTGGTTACTCAGGAGATCTTGCACAATTGGTTTCCAGAGTGATACCAAGAAAATTTTGGCCTCCTGGAAGACATCCTGCTACAAGAGTTTTCCAAGCGTTAAGGATAGAAGTGAATCAGGAACTTCTTCATATAGAGATCGGGGTTAAGAAACTTTTAGATCTTGTCGCAAAAGGTGGACTATTACAAGTTATCTCTTTTCATTCTTTGGAAGATAGGATTGTTAAAAACTTATTCAGAGATTATGCTAGAGGCGGAGAAGCTAAACTTCTTACCAAAAAACCAGCTCTTCCATCGGATGCGGAGACAAAAGAAAATCCTGCTTCTCGTTCTGCAAAATTACGTGTCATACATAAATCACTTCCTACCGATACTGAAGAAGAAGAGGAGGATGAGGAAGAATGAGCAGGGTTTCTGAATTTTTGTCCATCCGTCTTTGGCCTGATCTAGGTTTTTTATTTAGAATATTTGGTTGGATTGTAGCCCCGTTTACTATCGCACTTTTATTTGTATGGCAGAATGTTCAGGTTTCTAGATTAAACAGGGAACTCGCAATCGCTTCCCAAGAAAAAGAAAAACTTTTAAAGAAGAATGATGATTTAAAAATTGGAATGGCGACTTATACTTCTGCACGCAGGATAGAAGCGTTGTATCGTAAAACATATCATTATTTACCGATCACAGTTGGAGATCGGATCATTACAGTGACTCTTCCTCCAGAAAGAAACGAGGCGGAACTTGAAACTTTCAGAGCTCCTTAATCTTTTTCCAGATATTAAAATAATATCAGGATCTTATACTCCGGACGAGAGCTTCGACTTTGTCCGCACAGATTCTAGAAAATTAGGACCGAGTGATCTGTTCTGTCTTCCTGATTCTTCAGGAGATAAAGGAGCAGAATATGCAAAGACTTCTTCTTCTAAATATATATTAACAGGATCTAAATTAAAAATTCCGAAATTAGAAAATAAGGTCGTTCTTAAGACTGATCTAGATCCGGAAAGTTTGGCTGGGCCGATTGCTTCTGTAATTTTAGGGGACCCTTCTTCTAAATTGAAAGTGATAGGAGTTACCGGAACAAACGGTAAAACTTCTTTAACTCATATTTTATCGTATTTGGGAGAATCTCAGGGAAAATCTTGCGGGATCATTGGAACAACTGGCGTTAAATTCAAAGGTGTCTTATCTGACACTGGATACACCACCCCAGATCCAAGCAGCCTTCAATCCATTCTGAAAGAAATGTATGATTCAGGAGTGGAATATGTTTTTATGGAAGCGAGTTCTCACGGATTAAAACTAGGAAGAACGAACGGGGTCCATTTTAAAGTAGGAGTATTTTCTAATCTTACTCAAGATCATTTGGATTTTCATCCAAACATGGAAGATTATAGAAATAGTAAGGCTCTTTTGTTTTCTTCCTTAGCTTTACATCCAGAAACTTTTGGAGTAATCGACTCTGATGCTCCTGGTGGAAAAGATTTTAAATCTGTCGTAGAGGCTTCTTCTCCGAATCTAAAAATTTTCTCTCTTGGAAGAAGTTCCGAAGAATTCGAGATACATTCAGAAGCATTTTCCTTGGAAAAAACTTCTTACCAAATCCGACTTTCGAATGATTGGGGCGGAGATACTAATATCAGCACCAATCTTTTAGGTGGATTTAATGTCAGAAACACTGCTCTTGCATTTGTGACTGCACTCGGTTTAGGCTGGGAGAAAAAATTACTTCTATCCGCCTTGGAAAGTATTCCTCAAATCCCAGGAAGATTTCAGATCTATTATAGCAAAGATAAATCTCGTATGGCTGTCGTAGATTATGCTCATACTCCGGATGCTCTCGAAAATATTTTAAGAAGTATTAGAGAATCTAAACCTAAAGAGCTCGTTGCACTTTTTGGATGTGGAGGCGATCGAGATAAAACCAAACGTCCTAAAATGGCAAAGATCGCGGGTGAACTTGCTGACAAGGTAATACTCACTTCCGATAACCCAAGGACAGAAGACCCCGAAAGTATCTTAGATGATGTGCAAGCAGGTCTTCCTAGCGGATATTCTCCATTGCTTCGAGAAGTGGATAGAGCAAAGGCAATTTCTTTCGGGATCTCTCACTTAAAAGAGGGGGGATGCCTTCTTGTGGCAGGAAAGGGCCATGAGGATTACCAGATCATAGGTCGAGATAAAAGGCATTTTGATGACGGAGAAGAGATCCGAAAGGCATTCGGTCTCTAACCGCAAGCTCCTAACCGGCATTGTGCCGGACTAAATCCAAAAAAAATGTCTCAGATCCTGGCTTACGTCGATAATTAAGCCAGAGAAGACGATTTTCTTTTTTACGTTTACTCGTACTCAGCACGGGCGAATCTGTCTTCATAGAAACGATATGTTTTACTTTTTATACGAAAGATTTTTCCAAGATTTAGATTCTCTAAGACTTTTCAGCTATGTAACCGTTCGGGCTTTAATGGCCGGATTAACTTCCATGTTCCTGACTTTTTGGTTTGGGGGAAGAGTGATCGATTTCTTACACGGATTAAAATTCAGAGAAAGTGTAAGGGACGATGGGCCAAAATCTCATAGTGCCAAATCAGGAACTCCAACAATGGGCGGTCTCATGATCGTATCTGCCCTGGTTGTATCTGTTCTCCTTTGGGGAAATTTAAGAAATTCTAATATACTTTTATTACTCGTTTGTTCCATTTCTTTTGCTACTCTTGGATTCATTGATGATTATATGAAATCTGTGAAAAAGGTCAAAGGTGGAATGAGGGCCCGCACTAAGTTTGCAGTTTCGGTAGTTTTAGCTGCGATCTTTTGTGTGGTATTCTTATATACTACTGGAGAAGCACCAAAAGGAACTACAGGTAAAATTCTATTCCATTTGACAGATCTTTTCCTGCCTTTCGTAAAAGGTCCGATTTTGTCCTGGGGATATTTAGCGATCCCATTTTCGATTTTGGTAATATTAGGATCTTCTCATGGAGTGAACCTGACCGATGGTTTGGATGGTCTTGCTGGAGGAACTGCGGGGATTGTAGTTGGGACTCTTGGATTGATCGCATATGTTTCTGGAACGCCAGTTGCTGCAAACTATCTGAATATTCCTTATCTTCCTCATGCGCATGAGTATAGTGTATTCCTTGCTGCTTTAACTGGGGCATTGATCGGTTTTCTTTGGTTCAATAGTCATCCTGCACAAGTATTCATGGGAGATACTGGATCTTTATTTTTAGGAGCAACCATCGGGCTTACATGCGTGATGTTGAAGAAAGAAATCTTACTCGTCATCTTAGGCGGGATCTTTGTTGCGGAGTCTCTGTCTGTAATCTTACAAGTGGGATCTTTCAAGCTGACCCAAAAACGAATTTTTAGAATGGCTCCTTTACATCACCATTTTGAATTGGGAGGAGTTCCCGAAACAAAAGTGGTGATCCGATTCTGGATCGCAGCCATTATTCTTGCGATCATATCCTTATCTAGTTTAAAAATACAATGAAGGCTCTCGGGAGAAAGTTCAAAGATTTTTGGGAATCTCCCGGTTCCCCCTTCGATCTGGTCCTAGTAGGATCTGTATTCTTTCTTTTACTTTTTGGAATATGTGTAATGTATTCCAGTTCCTCCGTGACTGCATGGAGAGAATTCCAAGATTCAGAATATTTCCTGAAAAAACAATTAGCCTGGGCTATTATAGGTCTTATTGTATTTTTCTTCTTTGCAAATTTTCCTTATAAACGATTAGAAAAATTCGCGTTAGCCGGAATTATAATCAGCGTTCTTCTCCTGATTTTAGTGTTCATTCCGGGAATCGGAAAATCTGTAGGTACTTATTATGGAAGAAATTTCCATAGATGGATCGGGATTGGACCTTATCAATTGCAACCTTCTGAGATTGCGAAATTGGCTGTGGTAGTTTATCTATCTTCCCTAATTGTAAAACTAAAATTAAAAGAGACTAGGGATCCTAAAAAGTTTATTCTTCCTGCTATTTTATTACTCGCAGTTTTGATCTTAATCTTAGCGGAGCCAGCTTTCGGAACCACGATGGAAATTTTGTTCGTGGTGATAGCATTTGTATTCTTATTCGGATTCCCAGTTCGCAATCTTCTTCTTGTAGGTTTAGTATCTCTTCCTTTAGCTTATCTTCTGATCAGCCAAGTAGGTTATAGAAGGAAAAGAATGGAAGTTTGGTTGGATCCATATCGTTTTCGTTATGATGAAGGCCATCAGTTGGTGACTTCTTTTAGAGCGTTTTTGGATGGAGGCTGGTTCGGAAATAAACTAGCCAGTGGTTATGCACATAGATATCTAACGTATAGTCATACTGACTTCGTTCTTGCTACTTATGTAGAGGACTTTGGATTTATGGGCTTCGTATTTTTCTTTGCTTTGGTGATGATACTTCTTTCGAGAGTATATGTTCTGCTCAAAAGAGTAGAGGATCCATTCGGTTTTTATCTGGGAGCTGGTTTACTTTTTATTTTAGGGACCCAGTTCGTTATCAATAGTTATGTGGTCACTGGTCTTTTCCCGATTACTGGGATCAGCTTGCCGTTTATGAGCTACGGAGGATCTTCACTTCTCGTGGTTTTAGCGGCCTTCGGAATTCTTGTCAATATAACCAGAAAAGAAAACATAGGCGTATGAGATCGGTTTTAATCGCAGCTGGCGGAACCGGGGGCCATATTTCCCCAGGGGTTGCGCTTGCAGAAAGTCTTGTAAGTCGAAAAGATTCCTTAGGTATCTCTAACGTTTTTCTACATTCTCTTATCCGAAATAAGGATAATCCAGATCTGAAACAAGCTCCTTGCGAAGTGGTCTGGCATAATACTCCTTCTCTTTCTGGAAATATTCTTTTATTACCTTTTAGATACGTATTCCAGCTTGTCCGGTCTTGGATCAAGTTTAGACAATTAGGTGTGGATGCAGTTGTGGGTATGGGTGGATATTCCAGCGTTCCTGCTCTTCTATACGCTGTGATCTTTGGCAAAAAATTGTATTTATGCGAACAGAATTGTATTCCTGGAAAAGTAAATCGTATCTTTTTTAGATTCGCAGATAAGGTCGCTTTCAGTTTTCCACCTAAGGATACAAAAGTTTCCTGTAGTTGGGAAATATTAGGAAATCCTTTAAGATCTAAAACCATTCCTAAACTCGCTTTGAAGTTCAGCGAAAAATGGGATCCTAAAAAGAAAAAACAATTTAACGTTTTAGTAATGGGTGGTTCTCAGGGTGCAAGACAGATCAATAATATGGTAGTCAACCTGATGAAACACGAAGTGATCCAGGAAAGATTCCGTTTTAGGATGCTTACTGGAACTGCTCTTTATGACGAGGTTTCTAAAAAAACAAAAGATGCAGATCTTATCTCTTATTCAGATAATATGGCTGAACATTATGATTGGGCCAACTTAGTAATTGCTCGTTCGGGTTCTGGAGTTCTTTCTGAATGTGCAGCTTTTGCACTTCCTATGATACTTATCCCTTATCCTTTTGCAAAAGATGATCACCAAACTGCGAACGCAAAGTATATGGAAGCAAATGGTGCGGCTTCATTACTCGAGCAAAGAGATGAAGACGAAAGTAAATTATTCCGTATCTTGGATCAGTTTGCGGAGAAGCCAGAACTCTTAAATGAAATGTCTATCAGATCATTAGAATGTTCTCATGTAGAAGCATCTACTGAAACTGCTAGTTTCTTTTTCGAAAATACCAAATAATGGAAAGCGGGTCTGTCCAACAAAGATTAGGATTTTCTAAACCTTTTTTCCTGGGGATCGGCGGTTCCGGTATGTCCAGCTTGGCGCATATCTTGGCAGATGCTGGTTTCGAAGTTTCAGGTTATGACGGTAAAAAAAGTCAGGTTACTGAAAACTTAGAGAAGAAGGGTGTGGAAATATTCTCTAAACTTTCCGATCTCGGGGAGAATATTGAATACGACGCAGCTATTTATTCTTCTGCCATTCGTTTGGATTCACATCCTATTGCGATGTTCTTTAAACAAAAAGGAATTCGATTTTTTCATAGATCAGAAGTTTTACATCTTTGTTTCGAGCACCTGACTTGTATTGCAGTAGGTGGCTCTCATGGAAAAACTACAACCACTGCGATGACTTCTCATATACTCAATGATCTGGGATATTCTCCTTCTGTAATGGTAGGAGGTGATGTTTCCTTTTTGAATGGAGTAGGGGGAAGGTTTTCTTCCGGTAAGATTGGAGTTTTTGAATCGGACGAATCTGATGGAACATTCTTAAATCATAAAGCACAAGTTCGTATTCTCACAAATATAGATGAGGACCATCTGGACTTCTATCATTCTCGAGAAAAACTATTAGAGGCATTTTCTAAATTTATTTCTGCGGGAACTCAAACAGTGGTTTTGGATCTGGACGATCCTGGGATCTCGGATTGTTTAGATCTAATCCAAGATAAATCTAAAATTTTGGGATTCACTTCTTCTTCTGAAACGGACACTAAGTCTAATGGATTTAAAAATTTAGTACATTATAAAATAGAAAATAAGAAACTGAACTTCTTTTTAGATGGAAAAAAATTTGAAATTAGTTCCAGATTTCCCGGAAAACATTATCTTACGAATTCACTTGCGGGAGTTCTTGCGGCTTGTTCTTTAGGAGCAGATCCTGAAAAGGCAGCTAAGTCCGTTTCAGGTTATGCAGGAGTCAAACGTAGATTAGAATATATCGGCAATAAGAATGGCGTAGATATTTATGACGATTACGGCCATCATCCCACTGAGGTCCAGGCTGTTCTTTCTTCTATTCAAGAACTTTCTGGGGGAAGAGGGAAGCCGGTAATCTTATTCCAGCCTCATAGATATACCCGGACCAAAAACTTATACCAAGACTTCGCTAAAAGTTTGGACCAGGTAGAAACAGTCCTACTTCTTCCTATATACTCAGCAGGAGAAGATCCGATCTCGGGAGTTTCTTCTGAACTGATCGCAGACAAGATGAGAATCAGACCCAAAATCCTATCTGGAAATCTTGGATCAGACCTTTCTATTTTGAAAGAAGTGCTGAAACCTGGAGATGTATTCGTAAGTTTAGGAGCAGGGAATGTTCGGGACTGGGGCTTGGAACTTCTGAGGTCTTAAGTTCTATTTAGAATTTTTAGTATAGTTGTACTAAATCGCAAAGAATGATACATCATAAAAAGTATTGGACGAATCCCGAAAATCCCGCATTTTGACAAGTGGTAGAATGAAGTTAGTAATCAATATCCCTTGCTATAACGAGGAAAAAACTCTTTCTACGGTGCTCGCTGAGATCCCCAAAAAGATCCAAGGCATCAAGACGATAGAAGTTCAGGTTGTGGACGATGGTTCCACAGATCGTACCTCCGAGATCGCAGCTGAATATGGCTGTAAAATTATTTCTCACAAAAAGAATTTAGGATTAGGCAGAGCATTCAAGTCCGGAGTAGAAGCTGCTTTGGAAAGTGGAGCTGATATTTTCGTAAACACTGATGCGGATAACCAGTATCCTTCTTCTTATATTCCTGATCTAATTACACCAGTTATGAATGGTAAGGTGGATATAGTTATCGGAAATAGAGTTCCTTGGAAGGTGGAACATTTTTCTCCTTTAAAGAAAACTCTACAATGGTTCGGAAATTTGGTAGTTCGAAATTTGATCGGCACTAATATTCCTGATACGGTTTCTGGATTTAGAGCTTATTCCAGAGAAAGTCTTTTAAGACTACATGTTACTACTAAGTTCTCTTATGTTTTAGATACGATTGTGCAAGCGGTCAAAATGGATCTTGCTGTTTCTTCCATTCCGATCCCAACGAATCCTCCTACTAGAAAGTCCAGACTGTTTAAGAATATTTTCCAGCATATGTGGAAGTCAGGTAATTCTTTAGTTAAATTACTGATTGTTTATAGACCATTTCAATTTTTTGGAGTTTTGGCAGTCACTACTTTTGTTCCTGCGTTAGCGATTGCGGTTCGGTTTCTGATCTTTTTCTTCTTAGGGATTGGCAAAGGTCATGTGCAGTCTTTGTTATTCGCTGTAGTACTGGTAATCATCTCTGGATTGTTTTTAGTTTCAGGAATTCTGGCGTTTCTAATCGGTATGAATCGAAAATTGAACGAAGAAATTTTATACTATGAGAAGAAGAGAACCTTTGGTCCTTCTACTCACTCTAAAACTTCAAAAGCAAAAAATTAAATATATTCTTCGAATAATTTAAAATAGGTCTTTTGGGATGAATAAGAAAAAAGTAATTCTAGATAAGCCTAAGATCGCCTTATTAGGCCCAATACCTCCCTTCCGAGGAGGTATATCCCAATATACATTTGAACTTCAAAAAGTTTTAGAAAATAGATCTAATTTACTTACTATTTCATTTCATAGGCAATACCCAGGCTTTTTGTATCCGGGAAAAACGGATTTAGATCCTTTTTATAAAGGCCAAAAGTTGGAAAATGTATCCTATACAATCGATGCGTTAGACCCCTTTTCGTTAGTAAAAGTCGCTGATTCCGTATTGAAGAGTGGATGTGAATTGGCGATACTCTCTTGGTGGACTTTGTTTTGGGCCCCAGGTTTTGCTTTTATTTCCTCTCGTTTGAGAAGAAGTGGGATCAAGACTGTATTTTTGTGCCATAATTTATTTGATCATGATTCTGGTTTTTTAAAAAAGTTCATTACGAAAATATTAATTAGAAATGCGGATGGATATTTAGTACATAGCTCCGAGCAAAAAGAAATATTAAGCTCTATTTTTCCGGATAAAATTATATTACAAAATCCTCATCCTATTTATGAACAATTTCCTGCCCCAAAAGGAATTCTCAAACCTCGAGGAAAACTGGAACTTCTTTTTTTTGGATTTATTCGTCCTTACAAAGGACTGGATCTTTTATTAGAGGCCCTGGCAAAGTTAAACGATCCCGAAATTTATCTAACTGTAGTAGGGGAATCTTGGAAGGATCCAGAAGAATTGATCTCATTTTCTAAAAAATTGGGGCTGAATAACGTTGAATTTCATCTGGAGTATACTGACGAAAGTTCTGTATCAGAATTTTTCTATCGTGCGGATTTAGTTGTTCTGCCGTATCGTTCTGCAACTGGGAGCGGGGTTGCGACAATTGCGTATCATTATGAAAAACCAATATTGGCTACAAGAGTCGGAGGTTTTCTGGATACCATCATTGATGGAGAAACTGGATTTTTAATCGAGCCAGGTAGTTCAGATATTATTGCAGAAAAGATTAGACCTCTTTCCAGAAAATCTTTGGGAAAAATGAAGTCTTCGATCCGAAATTTTAAAAGAAATTTTACCTGGGAAAGTATGGTTTCAAAAATTATAGAATTCCATTCTATATTTAATAAAAGAAGTTAATTGCTCTGAGTTTAATCAATTTACGGAGATAAAATGAAAAGTTCAAAGCCGAAACAAAAAACATTAAAAAAGGAAGAATTTAAAAATTCTAATGTTCTTCTGATCGGCACTTATTCCTCCGAAAATAAAGGTGACGCTGCCATGGAATTAAGTGTGGCGAATAAAGTAAAAAATGAACTCGGAGCCACAGTTAAGATCTCTTCTCCTTTTCCGCATATCGACAGATCATTTTATTCAGATTTCGAAGTGGTCTTTTCTCAAAGGAGAAAATTGATCCGTGCAAGCATTCAATTATTTCTGGCGTTTATTTATTCTCTCTTACCTAAATCCGCACAGAGCAAATTTGATTTTCTAATCCTTTCCGACGAAGGAAAAGCGATCTTGAGTTCAGACTTAGTTATTGATTTGAGTGGGGATATGTTAACTGAGGATTACGGGCCTCATGTAGCGTATTCTCATTTTATTCCAATCTTAATGTCTATCTTTCTTGGGAAAAAGGTTTTTCTCTGTGCTCAATCGATTGGCCCATTTAAGCTCACTACTTTTCTCGCTAAATATATTTTTACAAAAGTTTCCCAGATAACGGTTAGAGAATCTATATCTTACGACTATATGAAACGTTTTAAACTTTCAGAAGTTATTTTAGCCAAAACTGCTGATGTTGCTTTTTTATTAGAACCTTCTGATTCTAAACGAGCACAAGAAATTCTAAAAGAAGAAGGTTTAGTTCTGCCTAAAAACCGTGTTGTGCTTGGAATTTCTGTAAGCGACATCATTCAGAGAAAATATAATTCCAGATCGGATCAGAAAGGAAAATTCGAAGATGAATTTGCTGCAATGTTGGATCGATTGATTGAAACGGATAATTATTTTATCGTTTTCGTAAGTCATGTAACAGGTCCTTCTGAAACTAAAGACGACAGAAATCTTTCTAAAAGAGTTTTCTCTAAAATGAAAAACGGGAAGTTCGGGTTCGTATTATCCGGGAACCATAGGCCAGAAGAAATTAAACAAATCATCTCTCAATTTAATCTATTTGTTGGAGCAAGAATGCATGCAAATATCGGAGCTCTTTCTGTTGGAACTCCTATCATTGCTATTTCTTATAGCCATAAAACTCCGGGGATTATGAAAGAATTTGGATTAGGTGATTGGGTCCATCCGATTGAAACTTTAAATATGGATGAATTGTACCAATCTATACTTACAATGTATAAAAAAAAGAAAACGATCTCTTCTCAGATAACCAAATCCAATGAAAGAATTAAATCGATTTCAGGAGAGAATATCCTAAAGATCAAAGAACTTCTTTCCAAGACTTATTGATAAAGATTTTAGGTCCTTCTTTGAAAAATGCTCGACCTAGGATTGAATTGAATGCTTGGATAAGTAGAAAAACGAAATATTTCCGATCCCAGACATTATAAATAGAATCTGATCGGAACGAGGGGTTTCATGGAATATTTATGCGGATGTTTATACAAAAATTCCGTAAAGAAGGATAGAAACATCTCTACAAGAGATAGATTATCCAATTATCATCGTGAGTCCCCTAAGGCCCTTCTAGATAAACCTCAAATCGAATTATTCTCTTCGGCTAACGGATCCAAATTTCTCTCAGGACAATATTCGGAATCCGAAGTGTATGTTTTCTTTCTTGGGCCGATTAATGGAATTTGGAAAGATTCCTATACTGGATTTGATCTGGAAACGCCAAACGTTTCTGCCAAATACGTTTTAGATTTTTACCTGAAGAATGGGGTCGCAGATCTAGGAAAATTAATAGGGCAATTTAGTTTAGCAATCATTGATAATCGAAATGAAACAAAAGTTTTCTTATTAGGTGATTCTACTGGAATGAGATCTTGGTTCGTTTCCGATGAAGGGGATCGATTTCTATTTGGCACTCATTTAAGTTCAGTTGCTGTCATCAGCCAAGCTGCTAAGATAAATCAAACGTACGAAGATTTCTTTTTGACTTATGGATTTATTCCTTTTTCCAAAACAGTCTTCGAGGGTGTTGAGGTTGTTCCTACAGGAATGTTTTTAGAAACAGGCATCGAGGACGGAGGCAAAAATTATTCATATAAACTTTTAACAAAGCCAGAACAAATAGCAGAGAACTTAGACAGTTTATCTTTAGATGAAATGGTAGATAAGTTAGACGAAGTCTTCTTATCTTCTCTTGCCTCTCAAGTCCCATCCGGGCAAAAGAATGTGGCTGTATTATTAGGGGGTTTTGATTCAGCATTGGTTGCTTCTGGCCTTGCTCGATTAGGGAAACAAGTTCATACTTATAGTTTCTTTTACGAAGACGAAAGTTTTAACCAGCCTCATACAGATACACTTGCTAAGTTTTTGGGAAACAAACATAGCTGGATCAAAGTAGACGAAAAGGTAATTTTAGAAGGACTAAATCATTTTTCTGAAAACTTCAATTACCCTACTAACTGGCTGAATTATTTAGTTCAAACAAACCATCTTGGAAAGAAGATCAAGGAAGATGGAAACGATTTCGTTTATACTGGGGACGGTTGTGATGTCGCATTCATGGGCTATCCGAGAACACATTTTGTTGCACATTGGGTTAAGTCTATTAACCGTTTGATCCCTAAATTCCTAATTGGATCAGTAATCGGATTGATTGAGGCATTTAGGATCGAATTATTAACCGGTAGACCAAGCCGAGTTTTGGTTGGATTACTTAGAAATTCCATGTTTAGATCCGATTTGCGAGGGTTTATTAATTTTCGGATTTTCGATGAGTCTTCTGTAAGACTGTTAAGAAAGAAGAAATTTGTACCAACTCAAACGAATGAGATGATCTTAACGAAACTATTGCAAACGGGAGCAAATCTTTCCATTGATAGAAAAGCATATTTAGGAAAGGCTTTGCAGTCTCCTAATAAAGCTAAAATTATTGGAACGTCCGACACGAATGGTTTGGTGATACAGGGGCCTTATCTACATCCAATCCTGAAAAATTTTGCAATGAGAATTCCTGATTCAATGCTTAGGCCAAAAGGGAATACTAAAAATTCTACAATAGGTAAATACGTTCTTTCTTTAATGGCTGAAACAAAAAAATATCTTCCTGAAGAGATCATATACCAAAGGAAAGTAGCTGCGGTAGACGCGCCTGTGGACACTTGGTATAAGAAATATTTAAAGAAGGATATCTCTAAATTGATCCTTGATAATTGTCCTTTTGAGGTGAATGAGAAATATCTAAATAATCTTTTCCAACAAAAATCTATCGAAGAATTATATCGTAATAAAGTTTCTTCAGACACAATCACTACACATGAACTTTCTCTCCTTGCTACGTATTCTTCCTTTGCAAAGTTTGGGAAAGAAGTTTGAATTTAATTTTGAAACTAAAAGTGGATGAATATATAGTTTTAGAGATCCGTATCCGAAATATCCACTTTTCAAAAACAATTGTTCTTTAGATGAACCTTAAACATATAAAAAGTTATTTATTTTTCTTTCTTCGAATATTAT
Proteins encoded in this window:
- a CDS encoding asparagine synthase C-terminal domain-containing protein; this encodes MEYLCGCLYKNSVKKDRNISTRDRLSNYHRESPKALLDKPQIELFSSANGSKFLSGQYSESEVYVFFLGPINGIWKDSYTGFDLETPNVSAKYVLDFYLKNGVADLGKLIGQFSLAIIDNRNETKVFLLGDSTGMRSWFVSDEGDRFLFGTHLSSVAVISQAAKINQTYEDFFLTYGFIPFSKTVFEGVEVVPTGMFLETGIEDGGKNYSYKLLTKPEQIAENLDSLSLDEMVDKLDEVFLSSLASQVPSGQKNVAVLLGGFDSALVASGLARLGKQVHTYSFFYEDESFNQPHTDTLAKFLGNKHSWIKVDEKVILEGLNHFSENFNYPTNWLNYLVQTNHLGKKIKEDGNDFVYTGDGCDVAFMGYPRTHFVAHWVKSINRLIPKFLIGSVIGLIEAFRIELLTGRPSRVLVGLLRNSMFRSDLRGFINFRIFDESSVRLLRKKKFVPTQTNEMILTKLLQTGANLSIDRKAYLGKALQSPNKAKIIGTSDTNGLVIQGPYLHPILKNFAMRIPDSMLRPKGNTKNSTIGKYVLSLMAETKKYLPEEIIYQRKVAAVDAPVDTWYKKYLKKDISKLILDNCPFEVNEKYLNNLFQQKSIEELYRNKVSSDTITTHELSLLATYSSFAKFGKEV